Proteins encoded together in one Balaenoptera ricei isolate mBalRic1 chromosome 2, mBalRic1.hap2, whole genome shotgun sequence window:
- the LOC132359953 gene encoding kinetochore-associated protein NSL1 homolog yields MEGAESVALSPPRDVERVAGTDDGASVLATSRKDFRVRCTSKRAVTEMLELCGCFVQKLGDALPEEIWEPVLRDAQWTFESAVQENVSINGQAWQEASDNYFMDSDIKVLEDQFDEIIVDIATKRKQYPRKILECVIKIIKAKQEILNQYHPVVHSLDLKYDPDPAPRMENLKCRGETIAKEISEAMKSFPALIEQGDGLSQVLKMQPVIQLQRVHQEVFSGCCRKPDVKPESFIAQIETTPAETSARKDTDLVLRRKRTEDCPQRKWYPLRPKRISLDT; encoded by the coding sequence ATGGAGGGGGCTGAGTCAGTGGCCCTTTCTCCTCCACGGGACGTGGAGAGAGTGGCTGGGACAGACGATGGAGCCTCGGTCCTTGCCACCTCCCGAAAAGACTTCCGGGTGCGCTGCACCTCGAAGCGGGCCGTGACGGAAATGCTAGAACTGTGCGGCTGCTTCGTGCAAAAGCTGGGGGACGCGCTGCCAGAGGAGATTTGGGAGCCCGTGCTGCGAGATGCGCAGTGGACTTTTGAATCAGCTGTGCAAGAGAATGTCAGCATTAATGGGCAAGCATGGCAGGAAGCTTCAGACAATTACTTTATGGATTCTGATATCAAAGTCCTTGAAGACCAGTTTGATGAAATCATAGTCGACATAGCCACAAAACGTAAGCAGTATCCCAGAAAGATCCTTGAATGtgtcatcaaaatcataaaagcaaaacaagaaattCTGAATCAATACCACCCTGTTGTACATTCATTGGACCTAAAATATGACCCTGATCCAGCACCTCGTATGGAAAACTTGAAATGCAGAGGAGAAACAATAGCTAAGGAGATCAGTGAAGCCATGAAGTCCTTTCCTGCATTAATTGAACAAGGAGATGGACTTTCCCAAGTTTTAAAGATGCAGCCTGTTATCCAGCTCCAGAGAGTCCACCAAGAAGTGTTTTCCGGTTGTTGTAGGAAACCAGATGTTAAACCTGAGAGCTTTATAGCACAAATAGAAACCACACCAGCAGAGACTTCTGCTAGGAAAGACACTGACTTGGTACTGAGAAGAAAGCGAACTGAAGACTGCCCCCAGAGAAAATGGTATCCACTGCGGCCAAAGAGAATCAGTCTTGACACATAA